In Methylomagnum ishizawai, one DNA window encodes the following:
- a CDS encoding elongation factor-1 alpha, with the protein MPLNLSNLGFSIKMLFSGYLVVIAIGYGVAVMQVLFTHGMADGKFGLSIEDIVYSYYGNRSGSVLESKLNGSMKNNAPDSERFKIIQWVRDGGDAKVYDKEIKPIIELRCIMCHNSEAAGLPDFTQFEHIHQRAQSDQGATFASLARVSHIHLFGIAFIFMFVGLIFALASGVPGKLKGAAIVMPYVFLLLDITSWWLTKLNPNFALLVILGGGGMAMAFVFMWVVSMYEMWILPGKLPFPDRRNALTRS; encoded by the coding sequence ATGCCATTGAACCTTAGCAATCTGGGATTCTCGATCAAAATGCTATTTTCCGGGTATTTGGTAGTCATCGCAATCGGCTATGGGGTGGCCGTCATGCAAGTGCTATTCACGCATGGGATGGCCGATGGCAAGTTCGGCCTGTCCATCGAGGACATCGTCTATAGCTATTACGGCAACCGCTCGGGCTCGGTGTTGGAGAGCAAGCTGAACGGCTCCATGAAGAACAACGCCCCCGACAGCGAGCGTTTCAAGATCATCCAATGGGTGCGCGACGGCGGCGACGCCAAGGTCTATGACAAGGAGATCAAGCCCATCATCGAATTGCGCTGCATCATGTGCCATAACTCGGAGGCGGCAGGGCTGCCCGATTTCACCCAGTTCGAGCATATCCACCAACGCGCCCAATCCGACCAGGGCGCGACCTTCGCTTCGCTGGCGCGGGTATCGCACATCCATTTGTTCGGGATCGCCTTCATCTTCATGTTCGTGGGATTGATCTTCGCCCTGGCCTCGGGGGTGCCGGGCAAGCTCAAGGGCGCGGCCATCGTCATGCCCTATGTGTTCCTGTTGCTGGATATTACCTCGTGGTGGCTGACCAAGCTCAATCCGAACTTCGCCCTGCTGGTGATCCTGGGCGGCGGCGGCATGGCGATGGCCTTCGTGTTCATGTGGGTGGTGTCGATGTACGAGATGTGGATATTGCCGGGGAAATTGCCGTTCCCGGACCGGCGCAATGCCTTGACCCGGTCTTGA
- a CDS encoding glycosyltransferase family 61 protein has protein sequence MTLTGDNRILLGRGLMLNPKSFPQAPLASLAAKDPAMPGTYRVDKPEEAIYLAGTVCNLGLPGARIYGHWIVDVLPRLYKTLGHGLVIDHYVMGETRKPWQNDILKAVGVAEDKFLFWDARQYRLEAERLVVPTFARISSELHEEFMDVHIFLREKHAASELGSPATDKLFIARAEGGNRQLANRDAVEAVFADHGFEIFRPELWPFVEQIKKLARAAVVAGECGSGMHNTVFCRPGTRVGVLQSSANLSFLQGQIALHAQHDLYYLIGMPIDPKEAYLKSSWRVDIADAHRFIAMLS, from the coding sequence TTGACCTTGACCGGCGACAATAGGATATTGTTGGGCCGTGGTTTGATGTTGAATCCTAAAAGTTTCCCCCAAGCGCCCCTGGCCTCGTTAGCCGCCAAAGACCCTGCTATGCCGGGAACTTATCGGGTCGATAAGCCGGAAGAAGCTATTTATCTGGCCGGGACCGTTTGCAATCTCGGCTTGCCGGGGGCGCGTATCTACGGGCATTGGATCGTCGATGTCCTGCCGAGGCTGTATAAAACCTTGGGCCATGGCCTGGTTATCGATCATTATGTGATGGGCGAAACGCGAAAACCATGGCAAAACGATATTCTGAAAGCCGTGGGTGTCGCCGAAGATAAGTTCTTGTTTTGGGATGCACGGCAATATCGGCTCGAAGCCGAGCGCTTGGTCGTCCCCACTTTCGCCAGGATTAGCAGCGAACTCCACGAGGAGTTCATGGACGTCCATATCTTCTTGCGGGAAAAACACGCCGCGTCCGAACTGGGTAGCCCGGCGACCGATAAGTTGTTTATTGCGCGGGCGGAAGGGGGCAATCGGCAACTCGCCAACCGGGATGCGGTTGAAGCGGTGTTTGCGGACCATGGGTTCGAGATTTTCAGGCCGGAACTTTGGCCTTTTGTCGAACAAATCAAAAAACTGGCGCGGGCGGCGGTGGTGGCGGGGGAATGTGGCTCGGGAATGCATAACACCGTGTTTTGCCGTCCGGGCACCCGCGTCGGTGTATTACAGTCCAGCGCCAATCTTAGCTTTCTTCAGGGGCAAATCGCGCTACACGCGCAGCATGATTTGTATTATTTGATAGGGATGCCCATCGATCCCAAGGAGGCTTATCTTAAATCCAGTTGGCGCGTGGATATTGCAGATGCGCATCGGTTTATCGCGATGCTGTCTTGA
- a CDS encoding replication-associated recombination protein A produces the protein MNADALKPLADRMRPRNLDEYIGQRHILAPGKPLYAAIKAGRLHSMILWGPPGTGKTTLARLVAHHADAEFLPISAVLSGVKEIREAVAAARHLLAAHNRRTLLFVDEVHRFNKSQQDAFLPHVEDGTVYFIGATTENPSFELNNALLSRARVYVLRGLTGEDLQLALDRALTDPERGYGDRDLDMPEEVRGWYAQAADGDARKLLNLLEITLDLVEPGQREITPELARAVLAGGSARRFDKHGEEFHNQISALHKAVRGSAPDAALYWLCRMLDGGCDPLYLARRIVRIASEDIGNADPRGLQLALNAWDAQERLGSPEGELALAQAVLYLACAPKSNAVYTAYKAARAEAAATGSLEVPAHLRNAPTSLMQQLGYGKHYRYAHDEPEAYAAGENYFPEGLEPRAYYRPAPRGLEIKIAEKLARLKALDQAR, from the coding sequence ATGAACGCCGATGCGCTGAAACCCCTGGCCGACCGGATGCGGCCCCGGAATCTGGACGAATACATCGGCCAGCGCCATATCCTCGCGCCGGGGAAGCCCTTGTACGCGGCGATCAAGGCCGGTCGGCTGCATTCCATGATCTTGTGGGGACCGCCCGGCACCGGCAAGACCACCCTGGCCCGGCTGGTCGCCCATCACGCCGATGCCGAGTTCCTGCCGATCTCGGCGGTGCTGTCCGGGGTCAAGGAAATCCGCGAAGCGGTGGCGGCGGCCCGGCACCTCTTGGCCGCCCACAACCGCCGGACCCTCCTGTTCGTGGACGAGGTCCACCGCTTCAACAAATCCCAGCAGGATGCTTTCCTGCCGCATGTCGAGGATGGCACCGTGTATTTCATCGGGGCCACCACCGAGAATCCTTCCTTCGAGTTGAACAACGCCTTGTTATCGCGGGCGCGGGTCTATGTGTTGCGCGGCCTGACCGGGGAGGATTTGCAACTGGCCCTGGACCGGGCCTTGACCGACCCCGAGCGCGGCTATGGCGACAGGGATTTGGACATGCCGGAAGAAGTGCGCGGCTGGTACGCCCAGGCGGCGGACGGCGACGCCCGCAAGTTGCTGAACCTCCTGGAAATCACCCTCGACCTGGTCGAGCCGGGCCAGCGCGAAATCACCCCGGAACTGGCCCGCGCGGTCCTGGCCGGGGGTTCGGCCCGCCGTTTCGACAAGCATGGGGAGGAATTCCACAACCAGATTTCCGCCCTGCACAAGGCGGTGCGCGGTAGCGCCCCGGACGCGGCCTTGTATTGGCTGTGCCGGATGCTGGACGGCGGCTGCGATCCCCTTTATCTGGCCCGGCGTATCGTCCGTATTGCCAGCGAGGATATCGGCAACGCCGACCCGCGCGGCCTGCAACTGGCGCTCAACGCCTGGGACGCGCAGGAGCGCCTGGGCAGTCCCGAAGGCGAACTGGCCTTGGCCCAAGCCGTGCTTTATCTGGCTTGCGCCCCCAAGAGCAATGCCGTATACACCGCCTACAAGGCGGCGCGGGCCGAGGCGGCGGCGACCGGGAGCCTCGAAGTCCCGGCGCATCTGCGCAACGCTCCTACCAGCCTGATGCAACAACTCGGTTACGGCAAGCACTACCGCTATGCCCACGACGAGCCGGAGGCCTATGCCGCCGGGGAGAATTATTTCCCAGAGGGACTGGAACCCCGTGCTTATTACCGGCCCGCGCCACGCGGCCTGGAAATCAAGATCGCCGAAAAACTGGCGCGGTTGAAAGCCTTGGACCAAGCCCGATAA
- the lolA gene encoding outer membrane lipoprotein chaperone LolA, which yields MFKQVLPALLLVAASASVRAGDEPVQHLRHFLAHAHTLQAEFSQVLVDEKGGTDRRSNGVFYLERPGKFRWDYQKPYHQEIVSSGGKVWFYDVDLEQVTAKRLNAAIGSTPALLLSGEVPLETNFSIEKQALDEGLYWIKLVPKAEDSGFKYVLLGLEGDKLAGMELSDNFGQLTRIYFDKVKTGLKLDPALFEFKPPAGVDVFEEK from the coding sequence ATGTTCAAACAAGTTTTGCCAGCGCTGCTTTTGGTGGCGGCGTCCGCGTCGGTCCGGGCCGGGGACGAGCCGGTCCAGCATCTGCGTCATTTCCTGGCCCATGCCCATACCTTGCAGGCCGAATTCAGCCAGGTGCTGGTCGATGAGAAGGGCGGCACCGATAGGCGCAGCAACGGGGTGTTCTATCTGGAAAGGCCGGGCAAATTCCGCTGGGATTACCAAAAGCCCTATCATCAGGAAATCGTGTCCAGCGGTGGCAAGGTCTGGTTCTACGATGTGGACCTGGAACAAGTCACCGCCAAGCGCCTGAACGCTGCCATCGGTTCCACCCCGGCTTTGCTGTTGAGCGGCGAGGTGCCTTTGGAAACCAATTTCAGCATCGAGAAGCAGGCGCTGGACGAGGGTTTGTATTGGATCAAGCTGGTGCCCAAGGCCGAGGACAGCGGCTTCAAATATGTGCTGCTGGGCTTGGAGGGCGATAAGTTGGCCGGGATGGAACTCAGCGACAATTTCGGCCAGTTGACCCGGATTTATTTCGACAAGGTGAAAACCGGACTCAAGCTGGACCCGGCTTTGTTCGAGTTCAAGCCGCCCGCTGGGGTGGATGTGTTCGAGGAGAAATAG
- the mnmA gene encoding tRNA 2-thiouridine(34) synthase MnmA yields the protein MAHKVVVGMSGGVDSSVTAQVLLEQGYEVVGLFMKNWEEDDGTEYCTALEDLADAQGVCDKLGIPLKTVNFAAEYWDQVFEIFLHEYGAGRTPNPDILCNKEIKFKAFLDYAQDLGADLIATGHYARVEQRDGRFHLLKGWDGNKDQSYFIYTLGQPQLSRTLFPIGHLDKPEVRRIAARLGFDNARKKDSTGICFIGERRFKDFLQRYLPAQPGAIETPDGVAVGRHEGLMYYTLGQRRGFGVGGIKGADPEAWYVLRKDLERNVLVVGQGHDHPWLFTDTLEAGTLDWCDNQPLREPVRCAAKTRYRQPDQPCRIEPVDGGRCRVVFDAPQRAVTPGQSVVFYRGEECLGGGVIERAFNTEQP from the coding sequence ATGGCGCACAAGGTCGTGGTGGGCATGTCGGGCGGGGTGGATTCTTCCGTGACCGCCCAGGTCCTGCTGGAACAGGGCTACGAGGTCGTGGGCCTGTTCATGAAGAACTGGGAGGAAGACGACGGCACCGAATATTGCACCGCCCTTGAGGATTTGGCCGATGCCCAGGGCGTGTGCGATAAACTCGGGATTCCGCTCAAGACCGTGAATTTCGCCGCCGAATACTGGGACCAAGTGTTCGAGATTTTCCTGCACGAATACGGGGCCGGGCGCACACCCAACCCGGATATCCTCTGCAACAAGGAAATCAAGTTCAAAGCCTTCCTCGACTATGCCCAGGACTTGGGGGCCGACCTCATCGCCACCGGCCATTACGCCCGCGTCGAACAGCGCGATGGGCGGTTCCATCTGCTCAAGGGCTGGGATGGCAACAAGGACCAGAGCTATTTCATCTATACCCTGGGCCAGCCGCAACTCTCCCGCACCCTGTTTCCCATCGGCCACCTCGACAAGCCCGAAGTGCGCCGCATCGCCGCCCGCCTGGGCTTCGACAACGCCCGCAAGAAGGACAGCACCGGCATTTGCTTCATCGGCGAACGGCGCTTCAAGGATTTCCTGCAACGCTATTTGCCCGCCCAGCCCGGCGCTATCGAAACCCCGGACGGCGTGGCGGTCGGTCGCCACGAGGGCTTGATGTATTACACCCTGGGCCAGCGCCGGGGTTTCGGCGTGGGCGGTATCAAGGGCGCGGACCCGGAGGCTTGGTACGTGCTGCGCAAGGATTTGGAGCGCAATGTGCTGGTGGTCGGGCAGGGCCACGACCATCCTTGGCTGTTCACCGATACCCTGGAAGCGGGCACCTTGGATTGGTGCGATAACCAGCCCTTGCGGGAACCTGTGCGCTGCGCCGCCAAGACCCGCTATCGCCAGCCCGACCAGCCGTGCCGGATCGAACCTGTGGACGGTGGCCGCTGCCGGGTGGTGTTCGACGCACCGCAGCGGGCGGTGACGCCGGGGCAGTCGGTGGTGTTTTATCGTGGGGAGGAATGCTTGGGTGGCGGGGTGATAGAGCGGGCTTTCAACACGGAGCAACCATGA
- a CDS encoding biotin--[acetyl-CoA-carboxylase] ligase: MVDTIRNRLLRLLADRRFHSGAAIAAELGVSRTSVWKWVRELENLGLEIAALPGKGYRVLSPLELLDSAVIRQHLGPEAAASLTALLIHDQLDSTNTQLMRLAAEGAAAGTVCLAETQTAGRGRIGREWVSPFGSNIYLSLLWRYEDTSRIAGLSLAVGVGVVRALAGLGVADIGLKWPNDLLLGERKLGGLLIEVAGEAHGRCAVVVGLGLNRYLPPRLGRAIDQPWADLSMNGGPPPRNRLVAALLDELLPLLDRYAAVGLAPYLPEWRGHHRWQGREAVIHQGETRTLGRIEDISAAGLLILRCADGRLREFASGDVRLRALDHG; the protein is encoded by the coding sequence ATGGTGGATACGATCCGGAATAGGCTGCTGCGCCTGTTGGCCGACCGCCGTTTCCATTCCGGGGCCGCCATCGCCGCCGAGTTGGGCGTGAGCCGCACTTCGGTATGGAAATGGGTGCGGGAACTGGAAAACCTGGGGCTGGAGATCGCCGCCCTGCCGGGCAAGGGCTACCGGGTGCTGTCCCCGCTGGAATTGCTCGACAGCGCCGTGATCCGCCAGCACTTGGGACCGGAGGCCGCGGCCTCGCTGACCGCCCTCCTGATCCACGACCAACTCGATTCCACCAATACCCAGCTGATGCGGCTCGCCGCCGAAGGCGCGGCGGCGGGTACGGTGTGCCTGGCCGAAACCCAAACGGCGGGCCGGGGTCGGATCGGGCGGGAATGGGTGTCGCCGTTCGGGTCCAATATCTATCTTTCGCTGCTGTGGCGCTACGAGGACACCTCGCGCATCGCCGGGCTGAGCCTCGCGGTCGGGGTTGGCGTGGTGCGGGCCTTGGCCGGGTTGGGCGTGGCGGATATCGGGCTGAAGTGGCCGAACGATCTGCTGCTGGGCGAGCGCAAGCTGGGCGGCCTCCTGATCGAGGTGGCCGGGGAAGCCCATGGCCGTTGCGCCGTGGTGGTCGGCCTGGGCTTGAACCGCTATTTGCCGCCGCGTCTGGGCCGCGCCATCGACCAGCCCTGGGCCGATCTATCCATGAACGGGGGACCGCCGCCGCGCAACCGCTTGGTCGCGGCCCTGCTCGACGAATTGCTGCCCTTGCTCGACCGTTACGCGGCGGTGGGTTTGGCGCCCTATCTGCCGGAATGGCGCGGCCATCACCGCTGGCAAGGCCGCGAAGCCGTGATCCACCAGGGCGAAACCCGGACCCTGGGCCGGATCGAGGATATTTCGGCGGCGGGGCTGTTGATCCTGCGCTGCGCGGACGGGCGCTTGCGCGAATTCGCGTCCGGGGATGTGCGCTTGCGGGCCTTGGACCATGGCTAG
- a CDS encoding PilZ domain-containing protein — protein sequence MDTEEALDPEADFPNTQGGTERERRRYFRIEEQVILSFKEISPREIPDLAGFQEITELPCNPFALASSLELLSQESRFLLRKIERDAPDIAEALRIIERKVDLVTRVFMSREPDLAECLPQEINLSASGLSFSIDQTYDPGRVLEIKMVLLPNMVGVIAYGRVIYCRRNVTLAGQPYRVGVDFIGLSDRDREMLIRHVVRRQSQILRGQKQNGQPPGRGSDGGYDPE from the coding sequence ATGGATACCGAAGAAGCATTGGACCCGGAAGCGGATTTCCCCAACACCCAGGGCGGGACCGAACGGGAACGCCGCCGCTATTTCCGCATCGAGGAACAGGTCATCCTGTCCTTCAAGGAAATCTCCCCCAGGGAGATTCCCGACCTGGCCGGGTTCCAGGAAATCACGGAATTGCCCTGCAATCCGTTCGCGCTGGCGTCCAGCTTGGAATTGCTGTCGCAGGAATCGCGCTTCCTATTGCGCAAGATCGAGCGCGACGCGCCCGATATCGCCGAAGCCTTGCGGATCATCGAGCGCAAGGTCGATCTGGTCACGCGGGTGTTCATGTCGCGGGAGCCCGATCTGGCGGAATGCCTGCCCCAGGAAATCAACCTCAGCGCCTCGGGCCTGTCGTTCTCCATCGACCAGACCTACGATCCGGGCCGGGTGTTGGAAATCAAGATGGTGCTGTTGCCCAATATGGTCGGCGTGATCGCCTATGGCCGGGTGATCTATTGCCGCCGCAATGTGACCCTGGCGGGGCAGCCCTACCGGGTCGGGGTGGATTTCATCGGGTTGAGCGACCGCGACCGGGAAATGCTGATCCGCCATGTGGTGCGGCGGCAATCGCAAATCCTGCGCGGCCAGAAGCAGAACGGCCAGCCCCCAGGGCGGGGGAGCGATGGTGGATACGATCCGGAATAG
- a CDS encoding HU family DNA-binding protein, with translation MQSPPRFMRQCASLQALRDPSMNKSELIDAIADTSGQTKTEIGKTLDALLETITATVAKGEPVALAGFGTFKATYRAAREGRNPATGATIQVPESTVPKFQPGATFKNRVAHKG, from the coding sequence ATGCAAAGCCCGCCCCGATTCATGCGACAATGCGCCTCCCTTCAAGCTCTGCGAGACCCAAGCATGAATAAATCCGAACTGATCGACGCCATCGCCGACACCTCCGGCCAGACCAAGACCGAAATCGGCAAGACCCTGGACGCCCTGCTCGAAACCATCACCGCCACCGTCGCCAAGGGCGAACCCGTGGCCCTGGCGGGCTTCGGCACCTTCAAGGCGACCTACCGGGCGGCGCGGGAAGGCCGCAACCCCGCCACCGGCGCCACGATCCAAGTCCCCGAAAGCACCGTACCCAAGTTCCAACCGGGCGCGACCTTCAAGAACCGGGTCGCCCACAAAGGCTGA
- a CDS encoding NUDIX hydrolase, which produces MHTSEIQAQRPRVTVATLVERDGRFLFVEEIDPQGRLVINQPAGHVEGGETLVEAALRETFEETGWHVQPEYLVGIYLWSRPDATASYCRVALAGRAERHDPAAPLDAGIQRALWLTPEELAGREASLRSPMVRRCLEDYLAGERHPLSVLKSLLAA; this is translated from the coding sequence ATGCACACATCGGAAATCCAGGCCCAACGGCCCCGCGTCACCGTCGCGACCTTGGTCGAGCGGGACGGACGTTTTTTGTTCGTCGAGGAAATCGACCCCCAAGGCCGCTTGGTCATCAACCAGCCGGCCGGCCATGTCGAGGGCGGCGAAACCCTGGTCGAAGCCGCCCTCCGCGAGACCTTCGAGGAAACCGGCTGGCATGTCCAACCCGAGTATCTGGTTGGCATCTACCTGTGGAGCCGGCCCGACGCCACGGCCAGCTATTGCCGGGTCGCCCTCGCGGGCCGGGCCGAACGCCACGATCCCGCCGCGCCCTTGGATGCGGGCATCCAGCGGGCCTTGTGGTTGACGCCCGAGGAATTGGCCGGGCGGGAGGCTTCCTTGCGTAGTCCCATGGTGCGGCGCTGCCTGGAGGATTATCTGGCGGGCGAGCGCCATCCCCTGTCGGTGTTGAAATCGCTGTTGGCGGCTTGA
- the purB gene encoding adenylosuccinate lyase yields MTLTNLSPIDGRYADKADALRSILSEYGLIRYRVLVEIRWLQALAQESAIAEVPPLSEAAQAVLESILVDFSVEDAERVKQIERVTNHDVKAVEYFLKEKIAASEELVRVGEFIHFACTSEDINNLAYASMLREARDSVLVPKLRELVAEIKTQAGAYAAQPMLSRTHGQPATPTTMGKEFANVAVRLERQLKAIAAVELLGKINGAVGNYNAHAVAYPEVDWPGLARNFVESLGLVFNPYTTQIEPHDYLAEFFHALARFNTILVDFDRDVWGYISLGYFRQKTIAGEVGSSTMPHKVNPIDFENSEGNLGMANAVLAHLAEKLPISRWQRDLTDSTVLRNIGLGIAYTLVAAQATLKGLSKLEIAPAVLEADLAANPEVLAEPIQTVMRRYGIEKPYEKLKELTRGRRMDAEALAAFVAGLELPDDAKQRLLALTPASYTGYAATLARQI; encoded by the coding sequence ATGACTTTAACCAATCTGTCCCCCATCGATGGCCGTTATGCCGATAAGGCCGATGCCTTACGATCCATCCTCAGCGAATACGGTTTGATCCGTTATCGGGTCTTGGTGGAAATCCGTTGGCTCCAAGCCTTGGCCCAGGAATCCGCCATCGCCGAAGTGCCGCCCTTGAGCGAAGCGGCCCAGGCCGTATTGGAAAGTATCCTGGTGGATTTTTCGGTGGAGGATGCCGAGCGGGTCAAACAAATCGAGCGCGTCACCAACCACGACGTGAAGGCGGTCGAATATTTCCTCAAGGAGAAAATCGCCGCCAGCGAGGAATTGGTCCGGGTCGGCGAATTCATCCATTTCGCCTGTACTTCCGAGGATATTAATAATCTGGCCTATGCCTCGATGCTGCGGGAAGCGCGGGATAGCGTGCTGGTGCCGAAACTGCGCGAACTGGTCGCCGAAATCAAAACCCAGGCCGGGGCTTATGCCGCCCAGCCCATGCTGTCCCGTACCCACGGCCAACCAGCCACACCGACCACCATGGGCAAGGAATTCGCCAATGTCGCGGTGCGTTTAGAACGCCAACTCAAGGCCATCGCGGCGGTGGAATTGCTGGGCAAGATCAACGGCGCGGTGGGCAATTACAACGCCCATGCCGTGGCCTATCCCGAAGTGGATTGGCCGGGTTTGGCCCGCAACTTCGTGGAATCCTTGGGGCTGGTTTTCAACCCTTATACCACCCAGATCGAACCGCATGATTATCTAGCGGAATTTTTCCATGCCCTGGCCCGCTTCAATACCATTTTGGTCGATTTCGACCGCGATGTTTGGGGGTATATCTCGCTGGGGTATTTCCGCCAGAAAACCATCGCCGGGGAAGTGGGTTCCTCCACTATGCCGCATAAGGTCAACCCGATAGATTTCGAGAATTCCGAAGGCAATCTCGGCATGGCCAACGCGGTCCTGGCCCATCTGGCCGAGAAACTGCCGATTTCGCGCTGGCAGCGCGACCTGACCGATTCCACCGTGCTGCGCAATATCGGGCTGGGCATCGCCTACACGCTGGTGGCCGCCCAGGCCACGCTGAAAGGCTTGTCCAAGCTGGAAATCGCGCCCGCCGTGCTGGAGGCCGACCTGGCCGCCAACCCGGAAGTGCTGGCCGAGCCGATCCAGACCGTGATGCGCCGTTATGGCATCGAGAAGCCCTACGAGAAACTGAAGGAACTCACCCGCGGGCGGCGCATGGATGCCGAGGCGCTGGCGGCTTTCGTCGCGGGCTTGGAACTGCCCGACGACGCCAAACAGCGCTTGTTGGCGTTGACGCCCGCCAGCTATACCGGCTATGCGGCAACGCTGGCGCGACAGATTTAA
- a CDS encoding Nramp family divalent metal transporter, with protein MNNKELSGLERKSLPAFPGWAVALGPGIVWMALAQGSGELIWWPYMIAKYGLTFLCLLLPACLLQYPLNIEIGRYTLLTGESIFHGFIRLHRGFGIFLWLLMSVSFFWFGAFASAGGTSLAALTHFPEGWTPRGQSLFWGYFTIAVFLVALLFSQVVYVLVERFMKFVAITTVVGLLWACAQPEVAAALPGFLRGLLGPTGPMPRPWETADATKLLTAIAFAGLGGFWILFYSYWLRDKGAGMAAHMGRITGVVADKPEVVTSEGFLPEDNAENAGRWRLWRRYLGADAWVGIGGNVLTTLMTCLLSYALLYPKGLLPQEYELAVVQAKFFEVGWGEIGRILFLIVAAAFLADTWLATADAVSRMQADIVHVLFPRSRRWSLRVWYYGFLGLMTLVTCLTMLLDTPGSLILTSAVIGFAGTVIFPVALYLLNYRVLAPHLPEWARPGGMNPWLLGVSFLAYLGLALAYGWTLWAG; from the coding sequence ATGAATAACAAAGAACTTTCCGGGCTGGAACGCAAGTCCCTGCCCGCGTTTCCCGGCTGGGCCGTGGCGCTCGGTCCCGGCATCGTCTGGATGGCCCTGGCCCAGGGCAGCGGCGAATTGATCTGGTGGCCGTATATGATCGCCAAGTACGGGCTGACCTTCCTCTGCCTGCTGCTGCCCGCCTGCTTGCTGCAATATCCGCTCAATATCGAGATCGGTCGCTACACCCTTTTGACCGGCGAAAGCATCTTCCACGGTTTCATCCGTCTGCACCGGGGCTTCGGGATATTCCTGTGGCTGCTGATGTCGGTGTCGTTTTTCTGGTTCGGGGCGTTTGCTTCGGCGGGCGGGACTTCGTTGGCGGCGCTGACCCATTTCCCGGAAGGCTGGACCCCGCGGGGGCAATCGCTGTTCTGGGGCTATTTCACTATCGCGGTGTTCCTGGTGGCTTTGCTGTTCAGCCAGGTGGTTTACGTGCTGGTCGAGCGCTTCATGAAGTTCGTCGCCATCACCACGGTGGTGGGTTTGTTGTGGGCCTGCGCCCAGCCGGAAGTGGCGGCGGCCTTGCCGGGTTTCCTGCGCGGTTTGCTCGGCCCGACCGGACCGATGCCCCGGCCCTGGGAAACCGCCGACGCCACCAAGCTCTTGACCGCCATCGCCTTCGCCGGGCTGGGGGGCTTTTGGATCCTGTTCTATTCCTATTGGCTGCGTGACAAGGGCGCGGGGATGGCGGCGCATATGGGCCGCATCACCGGGGTGGTCGCCGACAAGCCGGAGGTGGTGACCAGCGAGGGTTTCCTGCCGGAGGACAATGCCGAGAACGCCGGGCGCTGGCGCTTGTGGCGGCGTTATCTCGGGGCCGATGCTTGGGTCGGGATCGGCGGCAATGTGTTGACCACGCTGATGACCTGCCTGTTGTCGTATGCCTTGCTCTATCCCAAGGGCTTGCTGCCGCAGGAATACGAATTGGCGGTGGTGCAGGCCAAGTTCTTCGAGGTGGGGTGGGGCGAGATCGGGCGTATCCTGTTCTTGATCGTGGCGGCGGCGTTCCTGGCCGATACCTGGCTGGCGACGGCGGACGCGGTGAGCCGGATGCAGGCCGATATCGTCCATGTGCTGTTTCCCCGGAGCCGTCGCTGGTCGCTCAGGGTGTGGTATTACGGCTTCCTGGGGCTGATGACCCTCGTCACCTGCCTGACCATGCTGCTGGATACCCCTGGCAGCTTGATCCTGACCAGCGCGGTGATCGGTTTCGCCGGGACGGTGATTTTCCCGGTGGCTTTGTATCTGCTGAATTACCGGGTGTTGGCCCCGCATTTGCCGGAATGGGCGCGGCCCGGCGGGATGAATCCTTGGCTGTTGGGGGTGAGTTTCCTGGCCTATCTGGGTTTGGCCTTGGCCTATGGCTGGACGCTGTGGGCGGGCTGA